A region from the Branchiostoma lanceolatum isolate klBraLanc5 chromosome 2, klBraLanc5.hap2, whole genome shotgun sequence genome encodes:
- the LOC136428322 gene encoding phosphatidylinositol 3-kinase catalytic subunit type 3-like → MADYSSATDRINYVYSCDLDVNIQLKIGTLEGKRERKSYKALVEDPMLRYSGQYQETCSDLYITCQVFAKGKPLALPVQTSYKPFSTRWNWNEWITLPLKYSDLSRNAQVAFTVWEIYGPRKALAVGGTTVPLFGKHGMFRQGMHDLRVWPDQESDGAEPSQTPGKISNNDDQMTRLGKLTKKHRKGHMVKVDWLDRLTFREIEMINEKEKRESNSMYLMVEFPLIHFDGVEYSIVLFEKGADDTLQVRTQAEIVTVPDPEMLMENLVESKHHKLARSVRSGLSDKDLKPNAATRDQLNLILGYPPTKAMSLEEQDLVWKFRFYLTNQKKALTKFLKCVNWTLPQEAKQALELLYKWQPIDVDDALELLSPQFSNLMVRRYAVSRLQQAEDEDLLLYLLQLVQALKYEDFNEIKRGLDTDKTRHDTVSSTDGSYADSMVSGTVNVISQDGFHPLQSDFPTRKPEESIPVTHDECDLATFLIQRACKNAILANYLYWYLFVECEDQDNINRDQKVTEMYINVMKRFSQALLKGGGECRKRRSLLAAQQTFVDRLVMLIKVVQREGGNRKKKVEKLQALLADPEVNKINFTTFDPIPMPLDPEVQIKGIVVEKATLFKSALMPSKLTFNTTQSQEYVAMFKYGDDLRQDQLILQIITLMDKLLRKENLDLKLSPYKTLATASKHGFVQLVDAIPVAEILASEGTILNYLRKHSPNEKGPYGISQEVMDTYVKSCAGYCVITYLLGVGDRHLDNLLLSKSGKLLHVDFGYILGRDPKPLPPPMKLCKEMVEAMGGQSSDQYQEFRRLCYTAFLHLRRSANLILNLFSLMVDANVPDIALEPDKTVKKVQDKFRLDLNDEEAVHYMQTLIDESVGALFAVVVEQFHKFAQYWRK, encoded by the exons ATGGCCGACTATTCTTCAGCAACAGATAGGATAAACTACGTTTATAGCTGTGATTTAGACGTTAACATACAGCTGAAAAT AGGAACCTTGGAAGGGAAGCGAGAGCGGAAAAGTTACAAAGCCCTGGTGGAGGATCCCATGCTGAGATACTCTGGGCAGTACCAGGAGACCTGCTCAGACCTGTACATCACCTGCCAGGTCTTCGCCAAGGGAAAACCACTCGCCCTTCCTGTTCAAACCAGCTACAAACCATTCAGTACCAGGTGGAA CTGGAATGAGTGGATTACATTGCCACTGAAGTACAGTGATCTGTCCAGGAATGCTCAGGTAGCCTTCACTGTGTGGGAAATCTACGGACCAAGAAAAGCTTTAGCAGTAGGAGGCACCACTGTCCCCCTGTTTGGTAAACATGG GATGTTCCGACAAGGCATGCACGACCTGCGGGTGTGGCCAGACCAGGAGTCGGACGGTGCTGAGCCCAGTCAGACACCAGGCAAGATCAGTAACAATGAtgaccagatgaccagactagGAAAG CTAACAAAGAAGCACAGGAAAGGACACATGGTAAAAGTAGACTGGCTGGACAGGCTTACCTTCAGGGAGATAGAGATGATAAATGAG AAAGAGAAGAGGGAGTCCAATTCCATGTACTTGATGGTTGAGTTTCCTCTGATCCATTTCGATGGTGTGGAATACTCTATTGTCTTGTTTGAAAAG GGTGCTGATGACACGTTGCAGGTCAGAACTCAAGCAGAAATAGTGACCGTCCCAGACCCAGAAATGCTGATG GAGAACTTGGTGGAAAGTAAGCACCACAAACTGGCCCGCAGCGTGCGCAGTGGTCTGTCTGACAAGGACCTCAAGCCAAATGCCGCCACCAGAGATCAACTCAAC CTGATACTGGGGTATCCTCCAACCAAGGCCATGTCCTTGGAGGAACAGGATCTTGTCTGGAAGTTCAGGTTCTATCTGACCAACCAGAAAAAG GCCCTGACGAAGTTCCTGAAGTGTGTGAACTGGACTCTGCCGCAGGAAGCAAAGCAGGCTTTGGAGCTGCTGTATAAATGGCAGCCTATTGATGTAGACGACGCCCTAGAACTGCTGTCTCCCCAGTTCAGTAACCTGATGGTCAGGAGATATGCCGTCTCCAGGCTGCAGCAGGCCGAGGATGAG GATTTGCTGCTGTACCTTCTGCAATTGGTGCAAGCCCTGAAATATGAAGACTTCAATGAAATCAAGCGAGGACTAGACACTGACAAAACCAGACATGACACAGTGTCGTCCACTGATGGATCGTATGCTGACAG TATGGTCAGTGGCACGGTGAATGTGATTTCTCAAGATGGCTTCCATCCACTCCAGAGTGACTTTCCAACCAGAAAACCTGAAGAATCAATTCCTGTCACACATGACGAG TGTGATCTTGCAACTTTCCTGATTCAGCGGGCCTGTAAAAATGCCATACTAGCCAACTACTTGTATTG GTACTTGTTTGTGGAGTGTGAGGATCAGGACAATATCAACAGAGACCAGAAGGTCACAGAGATGTACATCAATGTCATGAAGCGATTCAGCCAGGCTCTCCTCAAG GGTGGAGGAGAGTGTAGAAAACGACGCTCCTTACTGGCAGCCCAGCAGACTTTTGTGGACCGACTGGTCATGTTGATAAAGGTGGTTCAGCGGGAGGGCGGAAACAGGAAGAAAAAG GTAGAAAAACTTCAAGCTCTTTTGGCTGACCCGGAGGTTAATAAAATCAACTTCACGACCTTTGACCCAATACCCATGCCTCTGGACCCTGAGGTTCAGATCAAGGGCATTGTTGTGGAAAAGGCAACTCTTTTCAAGAGTGCCCTTATGCCAAGCAAGTTGACCTTCAACACTACCCAGAGCCAGGAGTATGTGGCCATGTTTAAGTACGGGGATGACCTACGGCAGGATCAGCTGATTCTGCAGATTATCACTCTGATGGATAAGCTGTTGAGAAAGGAGAACCTGGATCTGAAACTCAGTCCATACAAGACCTTGGCTACAGCTAGCAAACACG GTTTTGTGCAGCTTGTTGATGCCATACCTGTGGCAGAGATTCTTGCGAGTGAAGGCACCATTTTGAACTACCTTCGCAAACACAGTCCAAATGAGAAAGGCCCTTATGGGATAAGTCAAGAGGTCATGGACACATACGTCAAGAGCTGTG CTGGCTACTGTGTGATCACCTATTTACTGGGTGTAGGAGACAGACATCTGGACAACCTACTTCTGTCCAAGAGTG GAAAACTTCTCCATGTGGACTTTGGCTACATCCTTGGGCGAGACCCCAAACCTCTGCCTCCTCCCATGAAGCTGTGTAAGGAGATGGTGGAGGCCATGGGTGGACAGAGCAGTGACCAGTACCAGGAGTTCAGAAGGCTGTGTTACACTGCTTTCCTCCATCTCAGGAG ATCCGCCAACTTGATCCTGAACTTATTCTCCCTCATGGTGGATGCTAACGTCCCTGACATTGCTCTGGAGCCAGACAAGACAGTCAAAAAA GTACAGGACAAGTTCAGGCTGGACCTGAACGATGAAGAAGCTGTGCACTACATGCAGACCCTGATAGACGAAAGTGTCGGGGCCCTGTTTGCTGTTGTGGTAGAACAGTTTCACAAGTTTGCTCAG TACTGGAGAAAGTGA